The following proteins are co-located in the Verrucomicrobiota bacterium genome:
- a CDS encoding glycosyltransferase, whose protein sequence is MDSRAHEPERRSPARRASVRLENHAGSETALRGSWAEPLPILQRPGGSTKLRPTSETMSDQALLEITAYELASYLVKNGHVEKASGLLKDLIVKDPKAVTARCVRALAQIAYECKSWPDAEALWRVASGAEPSNAEAWVKLAHSLVELGRQTEAEGCAAKARALLASRPPDAAPTDCDAWLAGIHEQICLSFLGNAVPKAADLVRMFSLPGTYLRSVAAGRNGLGRGASLQDADIHQRLEEALATWEAGGRTVPYLQQRGRGLAKGAAPVTRPAGKVLLVLRRYFLGRADSRLHELGVFIETSAKAVGLETVFFPADPFLNPTAIQPDQQYSELDRLGRTILSLKPDLVIFDDLCNQEPPEEYITPEVYKNVFRALKEQHPFKLVSLYPDSWMTKSWFTMEFASSFLDVVWPLNFSPPASGAEIPGVKTFWAPIPYPEALFRPGPAGKDIGAAFVGSLFDYNSPRGIWLTLLKSRGIPCQLFLSTHTTSGSRAGASPEEYAAFMSRLRISVNFSARATGRKIMTGRAWESIIARALLLEEDNEEIQRFFVPFVHYIPFTNIDELQAYLGYFERHEDARRAVAERAYEWFLQLFSKDRIWRDLISAATDP, encoded by the coding sequence GACCAAGCCTTGCTGGAGATCACGGCGTACGAGCTGGCCAGCTACCTGGTCAAGAACGGCCACGTCGAGAAGGCTTCCGGTCTCCTGAAGGACCTGATTGTCAAAGATCCCAAAGCGGTCACCGCACGGTGCGTGCGCGCGCTGGCTCAAATCGCTTACGAATGCAAAAGCTGGCCGGACGCCGAGGCGCTCTGGCGTGTGGCGTCGGGCGCAGAACCGTCGAACGCCGAAGCCTGGGTCAAACTCGCGCATAGCCTGGTCGAGCTGGGCCGCCAGACCGAAGCCGAAGGTTGCGCCGCCAAGGCCCGGGCCCTCCTGGCGTCCCGCCCCCCAGACGCCGCCCCGACAGATTGCGATGCCTGGCTCGCGGGAATTCATGAACAAATCTGTCTGAGTTTCCTGGGCAACGCGGTGCCGAAGGCGGCGGATCTGGTCAGAATGTTTTCATTGCCGGGAACCTATCTGCGCAGCGTCGCGGCGGGACGGAACGGCCTCGGGCGCGGCGCCTCGCTTCAGGACGCGGACATCCACCAACGTCTGGAGGAAGCGCTGGCGACGTGGGAGGCCGGCGGACGCACGGTTCCTTATCTCCAACAACGCGGGAGGGGCCTTGCGAAAGGCGCAGCTCCAGTCACTCGGCCCGCCGGAAAAGTTCTTCTCGTGCTGCGCCGGTATTTTTTGGGCCGCGCGGATTCCCGATTGCACGAACTGGGTGTTTTCATCGAGACCTCGGCGAAGGCCGTCGGCCTGGAAACGGTTTTTTTCCCTGCGGATCCTTTTCTGAATCCGACGGCGATTCAGCCCGACCAACAATACTCCGAGTTGGATCGTCTCGGGCGCACGATTCTTTCGCTGAAGCCCGATCTGGTTATCTTCGATGATCTCTGCAACCAGGAACCGCCGGAGGAATACATCACGCCGGAGGTTTATAAGAACGTGTTTCGCGCGCTCAAGGAACAACACCCCTTCAAACTCGTCAGCCTGTATCCGGACTCCTGGATGACCAAATCGTGGTTTACGATGGAGTTCGCGAGTTCGTTTCTGGACGTCGTGTGGCCGTTGAACTTTTCGCCTCCGGCCAGCGGCGCTGAGATTCCCGGCGTGAAGACCTTCTGGGCGCCGATTCCATATCCGGAAGCGTTGTTCCGGCCCGGCCCGGCCGGCAAAGACATCGGCGCCGCCTTCGTGGGGAGTTTGTTCGATTACAACTCGCCTCGCGGCATCTGGCTGACTTTGCTCAAATCCCGGGGCATCCCTTGCCAGCTTTTTCTTTCGACGCACACGACGAGCGGCTCCCGGGCCGGGGCGTCGCCGGAGGAATACGCCGCGTTCATGAGCCGGCTCCGCATCAGCGTGAACTTTTCCGCGCGCGCCACGGGCCGGAAAATCATGACGGGCCGCGCGTGGGAATCCATCATCGCCCGGGCCCTGCTGCTCGAAGAGGACAATGAGGAGATCCAGCGATTCTTCGTTCCCTTCGTCCATTACATTCCCTTCACGAACATCGACGAATTGCAGGCATATCTCGGCTATTTCGAACGGCACGAAGACGCGCGGCGAGCGGTTGCGGAGCGCGCTTATGAATGGTTTCTCCAACTGTTCTCCAAGGACCGCATCTGGCGAGATCTGATTTCGGCGGCCACTGACCCATGA